Sequence from the Halobaculum rubrum genome:
CGGTTCGGAGACGAGGTCGTCGCCGAGGGACCGCTCCCACGCGAGCGACCCGCCATCGACGTCGATGCCGGTTCGGGGCTCTGGCGAGTCAGTGTCCCGATCTGCGGTCCCCGGATCTCCGTCTGAACCGCCCGAACCGTCCGTCCCGTCGTCGGTCGCTACGGTCCCTGTGCGTCCGTCCTCGGGACCGACACAGCCGGTCAGCCCGAGGAGCGCGCCGCCGCAGAGACCGAGCGCGTCACGTCTGGAGGGCATCGGGCGAGCGATCCCGACGGCGACGCATGGGTTTTGTGGGGCGATCGTCGTCCGTCGACGCCCGCCGTCGCTCGCCGTCCGCCGACACCCGCCGTCGCTCGCACCGCGCACCTTTTTGCGGGCTCCGGCCGCGCGTTCGGGTATGAGCAACAGCGACGACGCGGACGAGGCGACCGACGCCGGCGCCGACGCCGTCTCGGAGATATTCGACCCCGAGCGATGGGAACCGGTCGACGGCAGCGAGGCGTTCGACGACATCACCTACCACCGCGCGGTCGACTCGCCGACCGTCCGGATCGCGTTCGACCGCCCGGAGAAGCGAAACGCGTTCCGCCCCGGCACCGTCGACGAACTGTACGCCGCGCTCGACGACGCCCGCAAGCGAGCAGACATCGGCTGCGTCCTCCTCACCGGGAACGGGCCGTCGTCCACGGACGGCGGCTGGGCGTTCTGCTCGGGCGGCGACCAGTCGGTCCGGGGCGAGTCGGGTTACGAGTACCGCGACGACGACGAGGCCGACGAGTCCGACGACGAACTGGTCCGGGAGGCGAAAGCGGGTCGACTCCACATCCTCGAAGTACAGCGGCTCATTCGCTTCATGCCCAAACCCGTCGTCGCCGTCGTCCCCGGATGGGCGGTCGGCGGCGGCCACTCGCTGCACGTGATCTGCGACCTCACACTCGCCAGCACGGAACATGCGAAGTTCCTCCAGACGGATCCGGACGTGGCGAGCTTCGACGGCGGCTTCGGCTCGGCGTACCTCGCCAAGCAGGTCGGCCAGAAGAAGGCGCGGGAGGTGTTCTTCCGCGGGAAGACCTACTCGGCCGAGGAGGCCGTCGACATGGGGATGGCGAACGAGGCGATCCCCCACGAGGAACTGGAGGACGTGGCGCTGGAGTGGGCCGACGAGATGACGAGCAAGTCGCCGACGGCGATGCGGATGCTGAAGTACGCGTTCAACATGACCGACGACGGGATGGTCGGCCAGCAGGTGTTCGCCGGCGAGGCGACTCGGCTGGCGTACATGACGCCGGAGGCGCAGGAGGGCCGGGACGCGTTCTTAGAGGGGCGCGAACAGGACTTCAGCCAGTTCCCCTGGCATTACTGAAGCCGACGACCGGCGGCGAACGGGGACCCTCTGCCGCGGCGAACGATCGTGTTCGTTTCACTCCACCAACTATTTCCTCGTCCTCGTGGTGTTTGGTATCGTATGACATCCGATTTCGGAGACGATCCGATCGCGACCGTGACTCGCGTCCCGCCCGCAGAGGAGTCGACGGACCCGATCCCGACCGTGACCCGCGTCCCGCCCGCGGACGATACTGCCGGCCGGAGGCCGACGACACGGACGCGGTGAACGGGCGGTTGGGGCACGGCTGGGAAGCCCACCCTTCATGCCCCGCGGGTCCCTGCCTCCGACAATGAGTACGGAGACGGGGCAGGCGGACATCTCCAGACGCCGGGCGTGGGTGATCGCCGCGCGCCCGCAGACGATGCCGGCGGCGCTGGCGCCCGTCCTCGTCGGGACCGGGCTGGCCGTCCGCGACGGCGTGTTCGCGCCCCTGCCGGCGCTCGTGGCGCTGGTGGGGGCGGCGCTGATCCAGATCGGGACGAACTTCGCGAACGACTACTACGACGCCGAGAAGGGCGCCGACACCGCCGAGCGCGAGGGGTTCACTCGGGTGACCGCCGGCGGCCTCATCGACCCCGCCGAGGTGAAGCGCGCGATGTGGCTCACCTTCCTCGCGGCGATCCTCGTGGGGGCGTACCTCGTCGCCGTCGCGGGTCTGCCGATCCTGATCGTCGGGCTCGTCTCGGTGGCGATGGGCGTCGCCTACACCGGCGGGCCGTACCCGCTGGCGTACCACGGGCTCGGCGACGTGTTCGTGTTCGTCTTCTTCGGGCTCGTCGCCGTCACGGGCACCTACTACGTGCAGGCGGCCGCCGCGCTGGGCGTCGAGTTCCTCACGCTCGTCCCGCGCGCGGAGTTGGTTCCCGTCGCCGCGCTCGTCGCGGCGCTCCCGATCGCCGCCATCTCGACGAACATCCTCGTCGTCAACAACCTCAGGGACAGGGAGGAGGACGCCGAAACCGGCAAGAACACCCTCACGGTCCGGTTCGGCTACGGCTTCTCGCGGGCGCAGTTCGTGCTCCTGCTCGGCATGGCGTACGCGATCCCGCCGGTGTTCGCAGCGTCGACGGGCGACATCACGGTGTTGCTGCCGATGGCGACGCTGCTGTTGGCCGTCCCCCTCACGAGGACCGTCCTCACCGAAACCGCGGGCGACGCGCTCAATCCGGCGCTGGAACGCACCGGGAAACTGCTCGCCGCGTTCGCGGCGCTGTTCGCCGTCGGGCTGGCGCTGTGAGCGTCGTCGCGCTCCGCGAGTTCGCGCTCGACCTCGCGACGCCGCTGTCGACGGCCGCCGGCGACATCGAGACCAGAGCGGGGATCGTCGCCCGTGTCGACCTCGGAGGCACTACGGGCGTCGGCGAGGCGGCACCGCTGCCGGGGTGGACGGAGTCGGTGCCGGCGTGTCGTGCGGCGCTCGAACGCGCACGCGACGAGGGCGCCCCGCCGGGGGCGGAGACGCCCGCGGCGCGCCACGCGGTCACGCTGGCGTATCGGGACGCGTTCGCGCGACGCGGCGGCCGCTCCGTCGCCGCGTCGCTGGCCCGCGACACGCCGCCGGCGTCGGTGCCCGTGAACGCGACCATCGGCGACGGGGGCGTCGACGAGGCCGTCGCCGCCGCGGAGGCGGC
This genomic interval carries:
- a CDS encoding 1,4-dihydroxy-2-naphthoyl-CoA synthase → MSNSDDADEATDAGADAVSEIFDPERWEPVDGSEAFDDITYHRAVDSPTVRIAFDRPEKRNAFRPGTVDELYAALDDARKRADIGCVLLTGNGPSSTDGGWAFCSGGDQSVRGESGYEYRDDDEADESDDELVREAKAGRLHILEVQRLIRFMPKPVVAVVPGWAVGGGHSLHVICDLTLASTEHAKFLQTDPDVASFDGGFGSAYLAKQVGQKKAREVFFRGKTYSAEEAVDMGMANEAIPHEELEDVALEWADEMTSKSPTAMRMLKYAFNMTDDGMVGQQVFAGEATRLAYMTPEAQEGRDAFLEGREQDFSQFPWHY
- a CDS encoding 1,4-dihydroxy-2-naphthoate polyprenyltransferase, which gives rise to MSTETGQADISRRRAWVIAARPQTMPAALAPVLVGTGLAVRDGVFAPLPALVALVGAALIQIGTNFANDYYDAEKGADTAEREGFTRVTAGGLIDPAEVKRAMWLTFLAAILVGAYLVAVAGLPILIVGLVSVAMGVAYTGGPYPLAYHGLGDVFVFVFFGLVAVTGTYYVQAAAALGVEFLTLVPRAELVPVAALVAALPIAAISTNILVVNNLRDREEDAETGKNTLTVRFGYGFSRAQFVLLLGMAYAIPPVFAASTGDITVLLPMATLLLAVPLTRTVLTETAGDALNPALERTGKLLAAFAALFAVGLAL